In Synechococcus sp. RS9909, one genomic interval encodes:
- the aroQ gene encoding type II 3-dehydroquinate dehydratase: protein MRLLLLNGPNLNLLGRREPGLYGQQSLAAIEQSLQERAAAAGVALDCFQSNVEGALVERIHQAMGQADGILINAGAYTHTSIALRDALLGVAIPFVELHLSNTHAREPFRHHSYLADRAVGVVSGFGATSYTLAFDGLLLHLRAAAAGG from the coding sequence ATGCGCCTTCTGCTGCTTAATGGCCCCAATCTCAACCTGCTCGGTCGGCGTGAGCCTGGGTTGTATGGCCAGCAGAGCCTGGCGGCGATCGAGCAGTCGCTCCAGGAGCGAGCAGCGGCGGCAGGGGTGGCACTCGACTGCTTCCAGAGCAATGTGGAAGGGGCCCTTGTGGAGCGGATCCACCAGGCCATGGGTCAGGCGGATGGAATCCTGATCAATGCGGGTGCTTACACCCACACCTCGATCGCTCTGCGCGATGCCCTGCTGGGGGTGGCCATCCCCTTCGTGGAGCTCCACCTGAGCAACACCCATGCCCGCGAACCGTTCCGTCATCACTCCTACCTGGCGGATCGCGCCGTTGGCGTGGTGAGTGGGTTCGGGGCCACCAGCTACACCCTCGCCTTCGATGGATTGCTGCTGCATCTGAGGGCTGCAGCGGCTGGGGGCTGA
- a CDS encoding tRNA-(ms[2]io[6]A)-hydroxylase: MVASIRWLAAPTSEAWVEQAIARPIEVLIDHAHCERKAAGAAVQLMFRYLCEPGLGEALSPLAREELEHFEQVLALLQARGRYLEPLPSPGYGAQLAKQVRRGEPERMLDSFLVAGLIEARSHERMALLAQHSPDPELRDLYASLLQSEARHFGLYWVLCEERWPRELIVPRLQALAFAEVAALSGDLERPEDVRMHSVGIRKQSPKEA; the protein is encoded by the coding sequence ATGGTGGCGAGCATCCGTTGGTTGGCCGCGCCCACCAGTGAGGCCTGGGTGGAGCAGGCGATCGCGCGGCCGATCGAGGTCTTGATCGATCACGCCCATTGCGAACGCAAGGCGGCGGGAGCGGCGGTGCAGCTGATGTTCCGCTATCTCTGCGAGCCCGGTCTGGGCGAGGCGCTCAGTCCGCTGGCTCGCGAGGAGCTGGAGCATTTTGAGCAGGTGCTTGCGTTGCTGCAGGCGCGTGGACGCTATCTCGAGCCCTTGCCCTCACCGGGATACGGCGCCCAGCTGGCCAAGCAGGTGCGCCGGGGTGAGCCCGAGCGCATGCTTGATTCCTTCCTGGTTGCCGGCCTGATCGAGGCGCGCAGCCATGAGCGCATGGCGCTGCTGGCGCAGCACAGTCCGGATCCGGAGCTGCGCGATCTCTACGCCAGCCTGCTGCAGAGCGAGGCCCGCCATTTCGGTCTCTATTGGGTGCTGTGCGAGGAGCGCTGGCCACGCGAGCTGATCGTTCCCCGCTTGCAGGCATTGGCATTCGCTGAGGTGGCGGCCCTCTCGGGTGATCTGGAGCGCCCCGAGGATGTGCGCATGCATTCCGTTGGGATCCGCAAGCAAAGTCCAAAAGAAGCCTGA